The proteins below are encoded in one region of Ferroplasma acidiphilum:
- a CDS encoding trehalose synthase produces the protein MVGFYLSQIANPVHSEILILHVSLGILLFIMSILSYMYTKNITRLAHLAIVNILLIVITGIIGSGFIILKTNSFYSTYIPYLHMLLAIGIISNYAVMLGIKRTINSVDK, from the coding sequence ATGGTTGGATTTTATCTCTCACAGATTGCAAACCCCGTACATTCTGAAATTTTAATTTTACATGTATCACTGGGTATACTTCTCTTTATCATGTCAATTTTATCTTATATGTACACTAAAAATATAACAAGGCTTGCCCATCTTGCAATAGTTAATATTTTGTTGATAGTTATAACCGGTATAATCGGGTCAGGATTTATCATACTTAAAACAAATAGCTTCTACTCAACATATATTCCATATTTGCATATGTTACTGGCAATTGGAATAATAAGCAATTATGCCGTCATGCTTGGTATTAAGAGGACAATTAATAGTGTAGACAAGTAA
- a CDS encoding thiolase family protein: MNNSGNTVYIIDSKRTPIGKRNGSLKDVHPVDLLGNLTRDTLAINKIDPHWIDDVITGCVDQVGNQGADIARNSWLSAGLPESTPGVTIDRQCGSSLQAIEFAKNGIISGDYNIAIASGVESMTRIPILSTIKDANPVTESLNLRYKMNNEWFSQAYGAELIAEKYGILREDMDFLGYTSHMRASQSRNVFQHEILPVKNNGNTILEKDEGIRDSPDLKKMNQLPPAFPNLKLVTAGNSSQISDGASIAILASEDAVEEYNLKPVAKIVSTAAVGVNPVTMLTGPIPVTKKVLDRAGMKIEDIDVFEVNEAFASVVLAWEKELNVPHEKVNVKGGAVALGHPLGATGTRIVSTMVNILNTRKLHYGLIAICEGGGMANGAIIERVE, from the coding sequence ATGAATAATTCAGGCAATACTGTATATATCATAGATTCAAAAAGGACGCCCATAGGCAAAAGGAATGGGAGTTTAAAAGATGTGCATCCCGTGGACCTTCTGGGCAATCTAACCAGAGATACTCTTGCAATTAATAAAATTGACCCTCATTGGATTGATGATGTTATAACAGGCTGTGTTGACCAGGTAGGAAACCAGGGTGCAGATATTGCAAGGAATTCATGGCTGTCTGCAGGCCTTCCAGAATCAACTCCCGGTGTTACCATAGACAGGCAATGTGGATCAAGCTTGCAGGCAATTGAGTTTGCAAAAAATGGCATAATATCCGGCGATTATAATATTGCAATTGCCAGCGGTGTAGAATCTATGACCAGGATACCCATACTTAGCACTATTAAAGACGCAAACCCGGTGACTGAAAGTTTGAACCTCAGGTATAAAATGAATAATGAATGGTTCAGCCAGGCATACGGTGCAGAACTTATAGCAGAGAAATATGGAATATTAAGGGAGGATATGGATTTTCTTGGTTATACAAGCCATATGAGGGCATCGCAATCAAGGAATGTATTTCAACACGAGATTCTTCCTGTAAAAAATAACGGGAATACCATACTTGAAAAAGATGAAGGAATAAGGGATAGTCCGGATTTAAAGAAGATGAACCAATTGCCTCCTGCCTTCCCAAACTTGAAATTAGTCACAGCTGGTAATTCAAGCCAGATATCTGACGGGGCAAGCATTGCAATTCTTGCATCTGAAGATGCTGTAGAAGAGTATAATTTAAAGCCGGTCGCAAAAATCGTATCCACTGCTGCAGTTGGCGTAAATCCAGTTACGATGCTAACCGGCCCGATACCGGTAACAAAGAAGGTTCTGGACCGTGCAGGGATGAAAATTGAAGACATTGACGTTTTTGAAGTTAATGAGGCATTTGCATCTGTGGTGCTTGCATGGGAGAAGGAATTAAATGTGCCACATGAAAAGGTAAATGTTAAAGGAGGTGCTGTAGCACTGGGCCATCCATTAGGTGCAACCGGTACAAGAATAGTTTCAACAATGGTGAATATTTTAAATACAAGAAAATTACACTATGGATTAATAGCAATATGTGAAGGCGGGGGCATGGCTAATGGCGCTATAATAGAGAGGGTAGAATAG
- a CDS encoding ATP-binding protein yields the protein MKTQEELISILSNYNFWNKDIDTGVPRDNYVNNILRFLIDINIVTETGIRRSGKSYIARQVVNRWIRSHNKFDTLIINLDDERFIDADYNLLLDIYDAYSNLVKKSDNILIVLDEAQEIERWERFVRGLSEKGVKFLITGSSSKLLSSEFSTLLSGRSININIMPLSFTEFLSFNNIKISEQNAILFNMEKIAKLLEEYIKYGGMPAAVLHKDIKEDLIISYFDTIIIRDIIERYNVSNEHNLRYLIMYYLTNISSTITYNRISSSTKNNNRAIPVKSVQRYSNYIESTNIISFLDMFSYSLKEKENSPRKIFSVDNSFPYIIGFNFSENKGHFIENIVFQELLRNKYLLNFDLYYYKNGYETDFVIKLKAFIIPFQVTYKLNEGNIQREIKGITNFCKNFNLNSGVIINYNVEKVETVDGIQIQYVKLLNFLLNSNTYLLDLFHNK from the coding sequence ATGAAAACACAGGAAGAGTTAATAAGTATTTTATCGAATTATAACTTCTGGAATAAAGATATTGATACCGGAGTTCCTAGGGATAATTATGTTAATAATATTTTAAGATTTTTAATAGATATAAATATAGTAACAGAAACAGGAATCAGGCGATCAGGAAAATCTTATATAGCCAGGCAGGTAGTTAATCGCTGGATAAGATCACATAATAAATTTGATACCTTAATTATCAATTTAGACGATGAAAGATTTATTGATGCTGATTACAATTTGTTGTTAGATATATATGATGCATATTCAAATTTGGTTAAAAAAAGTGATAATATACTGATTGTACTGGACGAGGCACAGGAAATCGAGAGATGGGAGCGATTCGTTAGGGGATTAAGCGAGAAGGGTGTAAAATTCCTTATTACCGGTTCATCATCAAAATTGTTAAGTTCTGAATTTTCTACCCTATTATCCGGTAGAAGTATTAATATCAACATCATGCCCCTTTCGTTTACCGAGTTTTTATCGTTTAATAATATTAAAATTTCAGAGCAAAATGCGATTCTGTTCAATATGGAGAAAATTGCAAAATTGCTTGAAGAGTATATAAAATATGGCGGGATGCCAGCGGCAGTTCTGCATAAAGACATAAAAGAGGATTTAATAATAAGTTATTTTGACACTATAATTATCCGTGATATAATTGAGAGGTATAATGTATCCAATGAACACAATTTAAGATATTTGATTATGTATTATTTAACAAATATCTCATCTACAATCACATATAACCGGATATCCAGTTCTACGAAAAATAATAACAGAGCCATACCTGTAAAATCTGTGCAACGATATTCTAATTATATTGAATCTACGAATATAATTTCATTTTTAGATATGTTTTCATACTCATTGAAGGAAAAAGAAAATAGCCCGAGAAAAATATTTTCTGTTGATAATAGTTTTCCTTATATAATAGGGTTTAATTTCAGCGAAAATAAGGGGCATTTTATTGAAAATATAGTATTTCAGGAGCTTTTAAGAAATAAATACCTGTTAAATTTTGATTTATATTATTATAAAAATGGTTATGAAACCGATTTTGTGATTAAATTAAAAGCATTTATAATTCCATTTCAGGTAACGTATAAACTCAATGAAGGTAATATTCAAAGAGAGATAAAAGGCATAACAAACTTTTGCAAGAATTTCAATTTAAATAGTGGTGTTATTATAAATTATAATGTGGAAAAGGTTGAAACCGTTGACGGCATTCAAATTCAATATGTTAAATTATTGAACTTTCTACTAAATTCAAATACTTACTTGCTGGACTTATTTCATAATAAGTGA
- a CDS encoding fatty acyl-CoA synthetase: MEIDRKEKTNSIPDEFFNITEDNIKKLRNRHNKIRRWVIADFLKRNACRYPEKAALIFNHPGKGEIKLTYPELEANSNRAANAFLNLGIQKYDRIAILAHNTLHHVLTIFGAAKAGGIYLALNYLMSGKDLAYCINHSEAKVLIVEDSLYDKIKGVLGDLKTVKTFIWSNQGLNDPPPDNKWLNFDELHETFSSEEPDIILNIEDPVTFTYTSGTEALPKAVVLSNESLISEYVGAIIDGKYNSDDINLNPMPIFHVAQRDVFVMPIFYIGGTNIMLTNPNPENILWYVDRYKPTILFLAPTVWISLLRYPDFDKYDFSSLTKCYYGASIFPEEPLKELMKKLPQARFYNYYGQTELAPYHTVANHEDILRLPKTAGRSGLNMQTRIEDANHNEIIEPGIPGEVTGRGAHVMLMYFKDPEKTEETFKHGWFHTGDIGFMGNDRYLEIADRKKDMIKTGGENVSSREVEEAIFKHPDISEVTVIGLPHRRWVEAVTAIVVPKPERTINPDEVIELCRKELSPFKVPKAVIVIKPDELPKSPSGKILKRDLRNTFANYYETK, from the coding sequence ATGGAAATAGACAGAAAAGAAAAAACAAATTCCATACCTGACGAATTCTTTAACATAACCGAAGATAACATTAAAAAACTTAGAAATAGGCATAACAAAATAAGAAGGTGGGTAATAGCTGATTTTTTAAAACGGAATGCCTGTAGATATCCGGAAAAGGCCGCCCTGATTTTTAACCATCCGGGAAAGGGAGAAATTAAATTAACGTATCCTGAACTTGAAGCGAACTCCAACAGGGCAGCAAACGCATTTCTAAACTTAGGAATTCAAAAATACGACAGAATTGCGATCCTGGCTCATAATACCCTTCATCATGTCTTAACAATATTCGGGGCTGCCAAAGCGGGTGGAATCTATTTAGCTCTTAATTATCTCATGTCTGGAAAGGACCTGGCTTATTGCATAAACCATTCCGAGGCAAAAGTGCTCATTGTAGAAGATTCATTATATGATAAAATAAAAGGCGTTTTAGGCGATCTGAAAACTGTTAAAACATTTATATGGTCAAACCAGGGTTTAAACGATCCACCGCCGGACAATAAGTGGCTGAATTTTGATGAATTGCATGAAACTTTTTCTTCTGAAGAGCCAGATATTATCTTAAATATTGAGGATCCGGTAACATTCACCTACACAAGTGGAACCGAGGCATTGCCTAAGGCCGTTGTTCTGTCCAACGAATCACTCATTTCAGAGTATGTTGGTGCCATTATTGACGGCAAATACAACTCCGATGACATAAACCTTAATCCAATGCCTATTTTTCATGTTGCCCAACGGGATGTTTTTGTAATGCCCATATTTTATATTGGCGGAACAAACATAATGTTAACAAACCCGAATCCAGAGAACATTTTATGGTATGTAGATAGGTATAAGCCCACAATACTTTTCCTTGCCCCCACAGTTTGGATTAGCCTGCTGAGATATCCTGATTTTGACAAATATGATTTCAGTTCCCTTACAAAGTGCTACTATGGAGCTTCAATATTTCCAGAAGAACCACTTAAAGAATTGATGAAAAAGCTTCCTCAGGCCAGGTTTTACAATTACTATGGCCAGACGGAGCTGGCTCCGTACCATACAGTGGCAAATCATGAAGATATTTTAAGATTGCCCAAAACTGCAGGAAGAAGTGGCCTGAACATGCAAACAAGAATTGAAGATGCCAATCATAATGAGATAATTGAGCCAGGCATTCCAGGAGAGGTCACGGGAAGGGGAGCCCATGTTATGCTAATGTATTTTAAAGACCCGGAAAAGACGGAAGAGACGTTTAAGCATGGATGGTTCCACACCGGAGATATTGGATTCATGGGCAACGATAGATATCTTGAGATAGCTGATAGGAAGAAAGATATGATTAAAACCGGGGGAGAAAATGTCTCTAGCAGGGAAGTTGAAGAGGCAATATTTAAACATCCGGACATCTCGGAAGTTACCGTTATAGGTTTGCCACACAGGAGATGGGTAGAAGCCGTCACAGCTATAGTGGTACCCAAACCTGAAAGAACTATAAACCCGGATGAAGTAATAGAATTATGTAGAAAAGAGCTCTCACCTTTCAAGGTTCCTAAGGCTGTGATAGTTATCAAGCCGGATGAACTCCCAAAATCGCCATCTGGAAAAATATTGAAGAGGGATTTGCGGAATACATTTGCCAATTACTATGAAACAAAATAA
- the tnpA gene encoding IS200/IS605 family transposase, which translates to MVSERWTRSNKSVYNLGYHIIWCPKYRRNVLVNGIDVRLKELLNYKAQELKIEIKEMEVMPDHIHIFLKADPVLSPHYIIQQFKGYTSRILRQEFPVLKRKLPTLWTRSYYIESVGHISEQIVRKYLEDQKKV; encoded by the coding sequence ATGGTATCGGAACGATGGACAAGAAGCAATAAATCGGTATATAATCTGGGATACCATATTATCTGGTGCCCTAAATACAGAAGGAATGTATTGGTAAATGGCATAGATGTAAGACTGAAGGAATTATTAAATTATAAAGCACAGGAATTAAAGATAGAAATTAAAGAAATGGAAGTTATGCCAGACCATATACACATATTTTTAAAAGCAGATCCAGTATTGAGCCCACATTATATTATTCAGCAATTCAAAGGATACACTTCCAGGATACTAAGGCAGGAATTTCCTGTATTGAAACGTAAGCTGCCAACACTATGGACAAGAAGCTATTATATAGAATCTGTAGGCCATATATCCGAGCAAATAGTCAGGAAATATCTAGAGGATCAGAAGAAAGTATGA
- a CDS encoding MFS transporter yields MDNFNKLDTGKIGFQQKKLFTLSSMGIFLDGYDLSIITMAILVIPAQLDFTKMEYILVDISSFVGMLIGAPVLGLLSDRIGRKKIFGLDLIFFVVFAITAGLSNNFIELFLSRFLMGIGIGGDYPISSTMMAEFSPKKSRGKLLISMVGMYWLGAFVSSFVNYIFVVNAYFWRYTFIIGGLIAIPVILLRFKIPESPRWLLSKEKDYKKYNKKSPKFYTMLIFVLLAWFVFDVAAYGLGFYYPVIFSALGFKDQFRQIAEISMLISVGGISGYLIALPLADKLGRRFLIIGGFFIMSVLLILGSVIKITGLYAVPFYFLFVLFEQWVGAVTLFYPTEIFDTSIRSSVQGLATSVSRVGAIMGIVLFPLFPIFKSLSIFAAFSVLGLFVVIFLAPETKNKSLEQNVEAYTASK; encoded by the coding sequence ATGGATAATTTTAATAAACTGGATACCGGAAAGATAGGGTTTCAACAGAAGAAGTTATTTACACTGTCCTCTATGGGCATATTCCTGGATGGCTATGATCTGTCAATAATAACAATGGCCATACTGGTTATACCTGCACAATTGGATTTCACAAAAATGGAATATATACTTGTTGATATTTCATCCTTTGTTGGAATGCTTATCGGAGCGCCTGTACTCGGATTATTATCCGACAGAATTGGAAGAAAGAAGATCTTCGGGCTGGACCTGATATTCTTCGTTGTTTTTGCCATAACAGCTGGCTTATCAAATAATTTTATTGAACTGTTTTTATCAAGGTTTTTAATGGGAATAGGCATTGGCGGCGATTATCCAATAAGTTCAACAATGATGGCAGAGTTTTCCCCTAAGAAATCAAGGGGCAAATTATTAATTTCAATGGTAGGCATGTACTGGTTAGGTGCTTTTGTTTCGTCTTTTGTTAATTATATATTTGTGGTTAATGCATATTTCTGGAGATATACGTTTATAATAGGCGGCCTGATAGCTATACCTGTAATATTATTAAGGTTTAAAATACCTGAATCCCCGAGGTGGCTCTTATCAAAGGAGAAAGATTATAAGAAATATAATAAGAAATCCCCGAAATTTTATACAATGCTCATATTTGTTTTGCTTGCATGGTTTGTCTTTGATGTTGCGGCATATGGATTAGGATTTTATTATCCAGTTATTTTCAGTGCACTGGGATTCAAGGATCAGTTCAGGCAAATAGCTGAGATTAGCATGTTAATATCGGTAGGTGGCATTTCAGGGTACTTAATTGCTTTGCCCTTAGCAGACAAACTTGGCAGAAGGTTTTTAATTATAGGGGGATTTTTTATTATGTCGGTGCTTTTAATTCTAGGGTCAGTAATAAAAATAACAGGATTATATGCAGTTCCATTTTATTTCCTATTTGTTCTCTTTGAGCAATGGGTAGGTGCTGTAACATTATTCTATCCTACTGAAATATTCGACACATCAATAAGGTCAAGCGTCCAGGGGCTTGCAACATCTGTTTCAAGGGTAGGTGCAATAATGGGTATAGTTTTATTTCCTTTATTCCCAATTTTTAAATCCTTATCAATATTTGCCGCATTTTCAGTTTTAGGTTTATTTGTAGTTATATTTTTAGCACCTGAAACGAAAAATAAATCACTTGAACAGAATGTAGAGGCTTATACAGCATCTAAATAA
- a CDS encoding hydroxyacid-oxoacid transhydrogenase: protein MDPIHTSITEYNDSIFVINVPRIKFGVNSTKETGYEAKSLNIKNAMVFAGKKLSESRQMETLINSLNENNINYKIIDEIRVEPEDTAWLDTYKKIKDEKIDGFISLGGGSTIDTAKIMDLLYTYKGNLEDYINKPIGKGISPPGPLKPHIAIPTTAGTGSETTNVAIFDVTKIKVKTGISNPYLRPTIAIIDPVNTYSLPQSVTASSGLDVLNHAIESYTAIPYTGRQKVNPGDRPVYTGNTPIGDLFAKEAIKWVHTYMKRAYSDPYDSEARYYMMLGSSIAGMGFGHVGVHIPHAMGYPIAGMIKEWHPDDYDFGYPIVPHGIGTAIPAAYVFRYLSKYSDRFKDISSILGIESGDTGDALFEYYIKLLKALKIPTNLSDIGFSDKNVEDLVNGTLKQQRLISLSPKMLDKKELTEIFKECIG from the coding sequence ATGGATCCGATACATACATCTATAACTGAATATAATGATTCCATTTTTGTAATCAATGTACCTAGAATAAAATTCGGGGTAAATTCTACAAAGGAAACGGGTTATGAGGCAAAATCACTTAACATTAAAAATGCAATGGTCTTTGCAGGAAAAAAATTGAGTGAATCAAGACAAATGGAAACTTTAATAAATTCTCTCAATGAAAATAATATTAATTATAAAATAATAGATGAAATAAGGGTAGAGCCCGAGGACACTGCATGGTTAGATACATATAAAAAAATAAAGGACGAAAAAATTGATGGGTTCATATCCTTAGGTGGTGGGTCTACGATTGATACCGCAAAGATAATGGATTTATTATATACATATAAAGGCAATTTAGAAGATTATATTAACAAACCTATAGGGAAAGGAATTTCTCCACCTGGTCCATTGAAACCGCACATAGCAATACCGACAACAGCAGGGACAGGAAGTGAAACCACAAATGTGGCAATATTTGATGTTACTAAAATAAAGGTAAAAACAGGCATAAGCAATCCATACCTACGACCTACCATTGCAATAATAGACCCGGTTAATACCTATTCACTCCCACAGAGTGTAACCGCTTCTTCCGGATTGGATGTATTGAATCATGCGATTGAATCATATACTGCAATACCCTATACAGGAAGGCAAAAAGTAAATCCAGGAGATAGACCGGTATATACTGGAAATACACCCATAGGAGATTTATTTGCAAAGGAAGCAATAAAGTGGGTACATACTTACATGAAAAGAGCTTATTCCGATCCATATGACTCTGAAGCCAGATATTATATGATGTTAGGGTCAAGCATAGCTGGCATGGGATTTGGACATGTTGGTGTACACATACCTCATGCAATGGGATACCCTATTGCGGGTATGATCAAAGAATGGCATCCGGATGATTATGATTTTGGTTATCCTATTGTACCGCATGGAATTGGTACAGCTATTCCTGCTGCATATGTATTCAGATATTTATCGAAATATAGTGATAGATTTAAAGATATATCCAGTATCCTTGGAATTGAATCAGGTGATACAGGTGATGCATTGTTTGAATACTATATAAAATTGTTAAAAGCGTTGAAAATACCTACTAATTTAAGTGATATAGGATTTTCAGATAAAAACGTAGAGGATCTGGTTAACGGTACTTTGAAGCAGCAAAGGTTAATATCATTATCTCCGAAAATGCTTGATAAAAAAGAATTAACTGAAATATTCAAGGAATGCATAGGATAA
- a CDS encoding RNA-guided endonuclease InsQ/TnpB family protein: MILTYKIKHGKDFSEELNKARLIAEFAIKTKSITSKDVKQFGLKSAISNQILRKYSRNWKAKDVHRIKLTVPHQGIKCSHEDRTITITPLKLELNYYFRNDFDKISQIELDNKFAYVSINIPDNNLIEPNGYLGVDRNTTGHIAVAGNPETGKIIKLGKEAGHVHKKYKNMRKNLQKKGKNRKAKRIKNRESRIVKDINHKVAKKIVQEAKNNGMGIKLEYLNGIRNAKSSKSFRYSLNSWSFYQLKTMIEYKARLLGIPVVYVDPYNTSKECSRCGQIGNRSGKSFKCPNCGHVDHADANASFNIALRPVFEEGIDQLYVDSDAYKGNTDIPKEATLGTETTLEHHML; the protein is encoded by the coding sequence ATGATATTGACCTATAAAATTAAACATGGAAAAGATTTTTCGGAAGAATTAAACAAAGCCAGGTTAATAGCAGAGTTTGCCATTAAAACAAAATCCATCACATCTAAGGATGTCAAGCAATTCGGATTAAAATCAGCCATTTCAAATCAGATACTCAGGAAATACTCCAGAAACTGGAAAGCAAAGGATGTACATAGAATAAAATTAACAGTGCCACATCAGGGAATAAAATGTAGCCATGAGGATAGAACAATAACCATAACTCCATTAAAATTAGAATTGAACTATTATTTCAGGAATGACTTTGATAAAATAAGCCAGATTGAACTGGATAATAAATTTGCATATGTGTCCATAAATATACCTGATAACAATTTAATTGAACCCAATGGATACCTGGGAGTTGACAGGAACACAACAGGGCATATTGCTGTTGCAGGCAATCCTGAAACAGGGAAAATAATAAAACTGGGAAAGGAGGCAGGGCATGTACACAAGAAATATAAGAATATGAGGAAGAATCTCCAGAAGAAAGGAAAAAACAGGAAAGCTAAGAGAATAAAGAACAGGGAAAGCAGAATAGTTAAAGATATTAATCACAAAGTAGCTAAAAAGATAGTGCAGGAGGCTAAGAATAATGGAATGGGAATAAAGCTCGAATATCTAAACGGAATAAGAAATGCAAAATCGAGCAAGAGTTTCAGGTATTCCCTGAATAGCTGGTCATTCTATCAGCTTAAAACTATGATAGAATACAAGGCCAGACTACTTGGAATACCTGTTGTCTATGTCGATCCATATAATACATCTAAAGAATGTAGCAGATGTGGACAGATAGGCAACCGTTCAGGAAAATCATTTAAGTGCCCCAATTGTGGGCACGTTGATCATGCTGATGCCAATGCTTCGTTCAACATAGCATTGCGTCCAGTATTTGAGGAAGGCATAGATCAATTGTACGTAGACAGTGATGCGTACAAAGGGAACACTGATATCCCTAAAGAGGCAACGTTAGGAACGGAGACGACCTTAGAACATCACATGCTTTAG
- a CDS encoding ATP-binding protein yields MILKETLKRVVNSQRDDLKAFEYGTTREKLEDINLDMPYAIILSGIRRCGKSTLLHQYISNIDNYYYLNFEDVRLNDFDSNDFEKLDNVFKELFKECNYYMFDEIQNIDKWEVFVRQKLDIAKRFLITGSNASLLSRELGTKLTGRHINMELFPFSFKEFLSLENFEANIESFMKYLQEGGFPEYLKYKKEEILRELFIDIIERDIVARHQLRDSKLLKNIALYLLTNTGNEFSYNKLKKTFKLGSVNTVISFIHYLEDSYLLFTIPKFDYSFKKQIMNQKKVYCIDNKLILANSASFSMDYGRLLENSVFLFIRRTYKEIFYYKGNNECDFIVKEKNNIKMAVQVTSELNVDNKKREIDGIIEAVKKFNLSTGLIITLDQEDAFEIENKKILVKPVWKWMLEMI; encoded by the coding sequence ATGATTCTAAAGGAAACATTAAAGAGAGTAGTCAATTCCCAGAGGGATGATCTGAAAGCCTTTGAATATGGAACTACTAGAGAGAAACTAGAAGATATCAATCTAGATATGCCATACGCAATAATATTATCCGGCATACGCAGATGCGGTAAAAGTACATTATTGCACCAGTATATCAGCAATATTGATAATTATTATTACTTAAATTTTGAAGATGTCCGGCTTAATGATTTTGATAGCAACGATTTTGAAAAACTTGATAATGTCTTTAAAGAATTGTTTAAAGAATGTAATTATTATATGTTTGACGAGATTCAAAACATTGATAAATGGGAAGTTTTTGTTAGGCAAAAATTGGACATAGCTAAAAGGTTTCTCATTACAGGCTCAAATGCATCACTATTAAGTAGAGAGCTGGGAACAAAACTTACAGGCAGGCATATCAATATGGAACTTTTTCCATTCTCATTTAAAGAGTTTTTATCTCTAGAAAATTTCGAGGCAAACATTGAATCATTCATGAAATATTTACAGGAAGGTGGATTTCCGGAATATTTGAAGTATAAAAAGGAAGAAATACTAAGAGAATTATTCATTGATATAATAGAGCGGGATATAGTTGCCAGGCATCAATTGCGCGATTCAAAACTATTAAAAAATATTGCTTTATATTTATTGACAAACACAGGGAATGAATTTTCTTATAATAAACTCAAAAAAACTTTTAAACTGGGTTCTGTAAACACAGTAATTTCGTTTATTCATTATCTAGAAGATTCTTATTTACTATTTACAATTCCAAAATTTGATTATTCGTTTAAAAAACAGATAATGAATCAGAAGAAGGTATATTGTATAGATAATAAGCTTATACTGGCAAACTCAGCATCATTTTCCATGGATTATGGCAGATTACTGGAAAATTCTGTATTTTTATTTATACGCAGAACTTATAAAGAGATATTCTATTATAAAGGTAATAATGAATGTGATTTCATAGTTAAAGAGAAAAATAATATAAAAATGGCAGTACAGGTAACATCTGAATTAAATGTGGATAATAAGAAACGGGAAATTGATGGAATAATAGAAGCTGTTAAGAAGTTCAATCTTTCCACCGGTTTAATAATCACACTGGATCAGGAAGATGCCTTTGAAATAGAAAACAAAAAAATACTGGTAAAACCGGTATGGAAATGGATGCTGGAAATGATATAA
- a CDS encoding helix-turn-helix domain-containing protein encodes MKGHLIEITLTAEKPSCDVLKKLAPLNLKVRIFQINPSAGSTNHLMGIENYKKIRESIKDDKITIYENQRDKTWLETHSCEICRAVALSGSIITSVKILENLKVQYKILLKNKKALETLDQSIDGINYNYVESVTKLPEELTLRQKEVLYIAFKNGYFEFQRGINLDGLASELGISKKAVQSDLKRGIDKIVKEYIFNNI; translated from the coding sequence ATGAAGGGGCATCTTATAGAAATAACACTGACGGCGGAAAAACCATCCTGCGACGTATTAAAAAAATTGGCACCATTAAATTTAAAGGTCAGAATATTCCAGATAAATCCTTCTGCAGGCAGTACAAATCACCTTATGGGAATTGAAAATTATAAGAAAATCCGCGAAAGCATAAAAGATGACAAAATCACTATTTATGAAAATCAGAGAGATAAGACATGGTTAGAAACACATAGCTGCGAAATATGCAGGGCAGTTGCCTTATCAGGCTCAATAATAACTTCGGTTAAGATATTAGAAAATTTAAAAGTACAGTATAAAATTTTACTTAAAAATAAGAAGGCCCTGGAAACTCTTGACCAATCAATAGATGGAATTAATTACAATTATGTGGAAAGTGTAACTAAACTGCCGGAGGAGCTGACTTTAAGGCAAAAAGAAGTATTGTATATTGCATTTAAAAATGGTTATTTTGAATTTCAGAGAGGGATTAACCTGGACGGATTGGCCAGCGAACTTGGAATAAGCAAGAAGGCTGTCCAATCAGACCTGAAAAGAGGTATTGACAAGATAGTAAAAGAATACATATTTAATAACATATAG